From the genome of Phytohabitans rumicis, one region includes:
- a CDS encoding tyrosine-protein phosphatase, producing the protein MLCATVAVVDRTLSFATTFNFRDVGGYAGHEGRKVRWRRLFRSDSLHRLNGADDEVFAALGVRTVIDLRRPHEVSRDGRVPAYDGLGYRHIHPEHQDWDEVPYEERLGVARYLANRYADLAEQGRAGIASAVGVIADAESAPVVVHCVAGKDRTGVVCALTLSVLGVSDADIAADYALSTAASERFTAWLRAQDRLKREVPQPYFSSPAEAMLLFLAELRERHGSAEGYLLAAGLPKNQIEALRTHLLA; encoded by the coding sequence ATGCTGTGCGCTACCGTGGCGGTCGTGGATCGCACGCTGTCCTTCGCCACCACGTTCAACTTCCGGGATGTCGGCGGGTACGCCGGCCACGAGGGCCGCAAGGTGCGCTGGCGGCGGCTGTTCCGCTCCGACTCCCTGCACCGCCTGAACGGGGCGGACGACGAGGTGTTCGCCGCGCTCGGCGTCCGCACCGTGATCGACCTGCGCCGGCCGCACGAGGTGAGCCGGGACGGACGGGTCCCCGCGTACGACGGACTCGGCTACCGCCACATCCACCCCGAGCACCAGGACTGGGACGAGGTCCCGTACGAGGAACGGCTCGGCGTCGCCCGCTACCTCGCGAACCGGTACGCCGACCTCGCGGAGCAGGGTCGCGCCGGGATCGCGTCCGCGGTGGGAGTCATCGCGGACGCGGAGAGCGCGCCGGTCGTCGTGCACTGCGTCGCGGGCAAGGACCGCACCGGCGTGGTGTGCGCGCTGACCCTGTCGGTCCTGGGCGTGAGCGACGCGGACATCGCCGCCGACTACGCCCTGAGCACCGCCGCCTCGGAGCGCTTCACGGCGTGGCTGCGCGCGCAGGACCGGCTCAAGCGCGAGGTGCCGCAGCCGTACTTCTCCTCGCCCGCCGAGGCGATGCTCCTCTTCCTGGCCGAGCTGCGCGAGCGACACGGCTCGGCGGAGGGCTACCTCCTGGCCGCCGGCCTCCCGAAGAACCAGATCGAGGCCCTACGCACCCACCTGCTCGCCTGA
- a CDS encoding branched-chain amino acid aminotransferase: protein MSGGDKLDFEIRPNPQPVSAAERAALMANPGFGRIFTDHMVTIRYADGKGWYDARVEARAPIPMDPASAVLHYAQEIFEGLKAYHAADGGVTMFRPDANARRFNASAERMSMAPLPEQVFLDTLHQIIEIDREWVPTSDDSSLYLRPFMFASEVFLGVRPAQEYLYVLIASPVGSYFSGGIKPVALWVSQEYTRAAPGGTGAAKCGGNYAASLAAQAEAIEHGCDQVIFLDAVQRKYVDELGGMNVFFVYDDGTLATPPLSGTILPGITRESVITLARAAGQTVEERPVSIEEWRADAESGRLREVFACGTAAVITPIGTVRTPDGEFVMGDAGPGEVTMSLRQRLVDIQRGRATDPYGWVHRVL, encoded by the coding sequence ATGAGCGGTGGTGACAAGCTCGACTTCGAGATCCGTCCGAATCCTCAGCCGGTATCGGCCGCCGAGCGCGCCGCGCTGATGGCCAACCCGGGATTCGGCCGCATCTTCACCGACCACATGGTCACGATCCGGTACGCCGACGGCAAGGGCTGGTACGACGCCCGCGTCGAGGCCCGGGCACCCATCCCGATGGACCCGGCGAGCGCGGTCCTGCACTACGCCCAGGAGATCTTCGAGGGGCTGAAGGCGTACCACGCGGCAGACGGTGGCGTGACCATGTTCCGGCCGGACGCCAACGCGCGCCGGTTCAACGCGTCCGCCGAGCGCATGTCCATGGCGCCCCTGCCCGAGCAGGTCTTCCTGGACACGCTGCACCAGATCATCGAGATCGACCGGGAGTGGGTCCCGACCAGCGACGACAGCAGCCTCTACCTGCGCCCGTTCATGTTCGCCAGCGAGGTGTTCCTCGGCGTCCGTCCGGCCCAGGAGTACCTGTACGTGCTGATCGCCTCGCCCGTGGGGTCGTACTTCTCGGGCGGGATCAAGCCGGTCGCGCTGTGGGTCTCGCAGGAGTACACCCGGGCGGCGCCCGGCGGCACCGGCGCGGCCAAGTGCGGCGGCAACTACGCCGCATCCCTGGCCGCCCAGGCGGAGGCCATCGAGCACGGCTGCGACCAGGTCATCTTCCTCGACGCGGTGCAGCGCAAGTACGTCGACGAACTCGGCGGCATGAACGTCTTCTTCGTGTACGACGACGGCACGCTCGCCACGCCGCCGCTGTCCGGCACGATCCTGCCCGGCATCACCCGCGAGTCGGTGATCACGCTGGCGCGCGCGGCCGGGCAGACCGTGGAGGAGCGGCCGGTCAGCATCGAGGAGTGGCGCGCGGACGCCGAGAGCGGCCGGCTGCGCGAGGTCTTCGCCTGCGGCACCGCGGCCGTGATCACCCCGATCGGCACCGTGCGCACGCCGGACGGCGAGTTCGTGATGGGTGACGCCGGCCCGGGTGAGGTGACGATGTCGCTCCGCCAGCGGCTGGTAGACATCCAACGCGGCCGCGCCACCGACCCCTACGGCTGGGTCCACCGCGTCCTCTAG
- a CDS encoding GNAT family N-acetyltransferase: MNSGLTIRPISGPDEIELFNRLPYVLDDELADDLAAGRRRREWMWVALRGDRLVARAAWWGRGGDAVPRYFDVFDFEAGRADDGAQLLSAALAAVVPAEAKPPEYGRFVPPDWRDTPASRSAVEERMALLEGAGARLFVERLRLEWLPGTPIREPSGRLAFRPVRDREEVIELMTLVLDGTLDAHSREAMNRLSLVEAATEHYEEELALYRSPREWWRVATLPDGEPVGFVTPARNDYNPIIGYLAVLPAHRGHGYIDDILAEGTRILAAQGVPRIRAATDLGNVPMARAFERAGYVNFERAINMVWDGKLGE, from the coding sequence TTGAATTCAGGACTGACCATCCGGCCGATCAGTGGGCCGGACGAGATCGAGCTGTTTAACCGGCTGCCCTACGTACTCGATGACGAGCTGGCGGACGACCTTGCCGCCGGCCGCCGGCGGCGCGAGTGGATGTGGGTGGCCCTGCGGGGCGACCGCCTCGTCGCGCGCGCGGCGTGGTGGGGCCGGGGCGGAGACGCCGTACCCCGGTATTTTGACGTTTTTGACTTCGAGGCAGGGCGCGCGGACGACGGTGCGCAACTGCTGAGCGCCGCGCTGGCGGCGGTGGTGCCCGCCGAGGCCAAGCCGCCGGAGTACGGGCGGTTCGTGCCGCCGGACTGGCGGGACACCCCGGCGAGCCGTAGCGCGGTTGAGGAGCGTATGGCGCTTCTCGAAGGGGCCGGAGCGCGGCTGTTCGTGGAGCGGCTGCGGCTGGAGTGGTTGCCGGGTACGCCGATTCGGGAGCCGAGTGGGCGGTTGGCGTTTCGGCCGGTGCGCGACCGCGAGGAAGTGATCGAGCTGATGACGCTGGTGCTGGACGGCACGCTGGACGCGCACAGTCGCGAGGCGATGAACCGGCTGTCCTTGGTGGAGGCGGCGACCGAGCACTACGAGGAAGAACTGGCGCTGTATCGCAGCCCGCGCGAGTGGTGGCGGGTGGCCACGCTGCCGGACGGCGAGCCGGTCGGCTTCGTCACGCCGGCGCGCAACGACTACAACCCGATCATTGGATATCTCGCCGTGCTGCCCGCACACCGCGGGCACGGCTACATCGACGACATCCTCGCCGAGGGTACGCGCATCCTTGCGGCGCAGGGCGTGCCGCGGATCCGAGCCGCCACCGATCTGGGCAACGTGCCGATGGCGCGGGCGTTCGAACGGGCTGGCTATGTCAACTTCGAGCGAGCGATCAACATGGTCTGGGACGGTAAACTGGGCGAATGA
- a CDS encoding PRC-barrel domain containing protein: MIVESLDPRSPFNPWTYRDDAGLTGADLVGYKVEAIDGGIGKVDRCSYEVNSSYLVVDTGPWIFGKKVMLPAGVVNNVDHDDRKVYVGRSKDEIKSAPEFDETTYAEPAYRDKLGSYYGGMY; this comes from the coding sequence ATGATTGTGGAAAGCCTGGACCCCCGGAGCCCATTCAACCCGTGGACGTATCGGGACGATGCCGGTCTAACCGGCGCGGACCTGGTCGGCTACAAGGTGGAGGCGATCGACGGCGGCATCGGCAAGGTCGACCGGTGCAGCTATGAGGTCAACTCCAGCTACCTGGTGGTCGACACCGGTCCGTGGATCTTCGGCAAGAAGGTCATGCTGCCGGCGGGCGTCGTCAACAACGTCGACCACGACGACCGCAAGGTGTACGTCGGCCGGAGCAAGGACGAGATCAAGTCCGCACCGGAGTTCGACGAGACGACGTACGCCGAACCCGCGTACCGCGACAAGCTCGGGTCGTACTACGGCGGGATGTATTAA
- a CDS encoding TIGR03668 family PPOX class F420-dependent oxidoreductase, giving the protein MKAEEARRRFAAARVATLATVDGTGAAHQVPVTFVVDGDMVWSAVDAKPKRGTELRRHTNIRAESRVTLLVQHWDEDWSRLWWVRADGLAVVSDARSVVDRAVRLLREKYAQYRDVDVHGPIIEVAVQRWRAWSAAEG; this is encoded by the coding sequence GTGAAGGCGGAGGAGGCCCGGCGCCGGTTCGCGGCGGCGCGGGTCGCGACACTGGCCACAGTGGACGGCACGGGCGCTGCGCATCAGGTGCCCGTGACGTTCGTTGTGGACGGTGACATGGTGTGGTCGGCGGTGGACGCGAAACCCAAGCGGGGTACGGAGTTGCGCCGCCACACCAACATCCGCGCCGAGTCGCGGGTGACGCTGCTGGTGCAGCACTGGGACGAGGACTGGTCCCGGCTGTGGTGGGTACGCGCCGACGGCCTCGCCGTGGTGAGCGACGCGCGGTCGGTTGTCGACCGTGCGGTGCGCCTGCTCCGCGAAAAGTACGCCCAGTACCGCGACGTCGACGTCCACGGTCCGATCATCGAGGTCGCGGTACAGCGGTGGCGTGCCTGGAGCGCGGCCGAAGGCTAG
- a CDS encoding MBL fold metallo-hydrolase, which yields MRLTKYTHACVRLDNGPRTVVIDPGVWSEGAALEGASAVLITHEHFDHVDADRLAAAQQANPALKVYAPAAVVQQLEKLGDAVVTVSAGDEFEAGGFPVRAVGGQHAEIYEGLPGCANVGYVIEGVYHPGDSLFVPDATVTTLLVPTSAPWLKLAEGIDFIRAVAPQRAYSIHDAMLSPTGEQIIDRWHAMKGNTEYARIPVGDSVEV from the coding sequence ATGCGCTTGACCAAATACACGCACGCGTGCGTCCGGCTCGACAACGGTCCGCGGACGGTGGTGATCGATCCCGGCGTGTGGAGCGAAGGCGCCGCTCTCGAAGGCGCCTCCGCCGTGCTGATCACCCACGAGCACTTCGACCACGTCGACGCCGATCGCCTCGCCGCCGCACAGCAGGCCAACCCCGCCCTGAAGGTGTACGCGCCCGCAGCGGTCGTCCAGCAGTTGGAAAAGCTCGGCGACGCAGTCGTCACCGTTTCGGCCGGCGACGAGTTCGAGGCCGGTGGCTTTCCGGTACGCGCGGTCGGCGGCCAGCACGCCGAGATCTACGAAGGGCTGCCGGGCTGCGCCAACGTCGGGTACGTCATCGAGGGCGTCTACCACCCGGGCGACTCGCTCTTCGTACCGGACGCGACGGTGACCACGCTCCTCGTGCCGACGTCCGCACCGTGGCTCAAGCTCGCCGAGGGCATCGACTTCATACGCGCCGTCGCGCCGCAGCGGGCGTACTCGATCCACGACGCGATGCTCAGCCCGACCGGCGAGCAGATCATCGACCGCTGGCACGCGATGAAGGGCAACACCGAGTACGCCCGCATCCCCGTCGGCGACTCGGTAGAGGTCTAG
- a CDS encoding endonuclease/exonuclease/phosphatase family protein, giving the protein MTPGITRALTVLCWALAVPGLLWAAVRLLGVERGPLVQLLAFTPYVAGWSLVPVALALGLRRWWPAGVAAVAAVALIGVVAPRAVGATQPVDGPRLRVLTANILGGGADMAVLAQLVREHDVDVLAVQEFTPGSAALLDAYGLAELMPYRQLNPVDSAAGSGLYSRLPITDGGVRRNDGGFTQAYATVHAPDAAPVTVESVHPAAPYSVAMVPSWRTDLNGQPRATPEGPIRVLAGDFNATLDHAPLRRLLDSGYRDAADAAGAGLTGTWGPYDGDRIPPVAIDHVLVDRRVGVRDVSVLRLPGSDHRPVLAELALPDGSGGV; this is encoded by the coding sequence ATGACGCCGGGGATCACTCGGGCGCTGACGGTGCTCTGCTGGGCGCTGGCCGTGCCGGGACTGTTGTGGGCGGCGGTCCGGCTCCTGGGGGTGGAGCGTGGGCCGCTGGTGCAGTTGCTGGCGTTCACGCCGTACGTGGCGGGCTGGAGCCTGGTACCGGTGGCGCTGGCCCTCGGGCTGCGGCGCTGGTGGCCGGCGGGCGTCGCGGCCGTGGCGGCTGTGGCGCTGATCGGCGTAGTGGCGCCCCGGGCGGTCGGCGCCACGCAGCCTGTCGACGGCCCACGGCTGCGGGTGCTCACCGCCAACATCCTCGGCGGCGGCGCGGACATGGCGGTCCTCGCCCAGTTGGTACGGGAGCACGACGTCGACGTACTGGCCGTGCAGGAGTTCACGCCGGGCTCGGCCGCGCTGCTCGACGCGTACGGGCTGGCCGAGTTGATGCCTTACCGGCAGTTGAACCCGGTGGACAGCGCCGCCGGCTCGGGGCTCTACTCGCGGCTGCCGATCACCGACGGGGGCGTACGTCGCAACGACGGTGGTTTCACGCAGGCGTACGCGACTGTGCACGCTCCGGATGCGGCACCGGTCACTGTGGAGTCTGTGCATCCGGCGGCGCCGTACTCCGTGGCGATGGTCCCCAGTTGGCGTACCGACCTCAATGGACAGCCGAGAGCCACCCCGGAAGGGCCGATCCGGGTCCTGGCCGGCGACTTCAACGCCACATTGGACCACGCGCCGCTGCGCCGCCTGCTGGACTCCGGATACCGGGACGCCGCGGATGCCGCCGGCGCGGGGCTCACCGGCACGTGGGGGCCATATGACGGGGACCGGATCCCGCCGGTCGCCATCGACCACGTGCTGGTGGACCGCCGCGTCGGCGTGCGTGACGTGTCCGTGTTGCGGCTGCCGGGCAGCGACCACCGCCCGGTGCTGGCGGAACTGGCGCTACCGGACGGAAGCGGCGGAGTATGA
- a CDS encoding TrmH family RNA methyltransferase, which produces MIAAPLWPLHGANLGTLLRTCDAVGACLAVPPFPWVPDALDKGNTLRRPACVHWVGNPLGWLAKQRAGGTRVLGVELAEDAVRLADLPAARRRTVAVLGHEQTGIPPDALDLLDDVVEIPMVGVGASLNVAVAGSLVLYKLAGMC; this is translated from the coding sequence CTGATCGCCGCTCCGCTGTGGCCGCTGCACGGGGCGAACCTCGGGACTCTGCTGCGAACGTGCGATGCCGTGGGCGCATGCCTTGCGGTGCCGCCGTTTCCGTGGGTGCCGGACGCGCTCGACAAGGGAAACACGCTGCGCCGGCCGGCCTGTGTGCACTGGGTGGGCAACCCGCTGGGTTGGCTGGCCAAGCAGCGGGCCGGCGGGACGCGCGTCCTCGGCGTGGAGTTGGCGGAGGACGCGGTCCGGTTGGCGGACCTGCCGGCGGCGCGACGGCGTACGGTGGCGGTGCTCGGCCACGAACAGACCGGCATTCCGCCGGACGCGTTGGACCTGCTGGACGACGTGGTCGAGATCCCCATGGTCGGCGTGGGCGCGAGCCTCAACGTGGCGGTCGCCGGGTCGCTCGTCCTCTACAAACTGGCCGGGATGTGCTGA
- the cimA gene encoding citramalate synthase: MTFQVFDTTLRDGAQREGISYSVVDKLAVARLLDEFGVGFIEGGWPGAMPKDTEFFRRARTELDLKHAVLVAFGATRKAGVAVADDPQVRALLDAETQAVCLVAKSDIRHVERALRTTGAENLAMVRDSVAHFVAEGRRVFLDCEHFFDGYRFDPSYTSSVVSAALEAGAEVVVMCDTNGGMLPSRVTAAIGELVERLGVGPERLGIHCQNDTSCAVANTVAAVEAGVKHFQCTANGYGERPGNADLFAVVANLQLKLGLPVLPDGCLEQMVRVSHAIAEIANIAPDTHQAYVGAAAFAHKAGLHASAIKVDPVLYNHVDPSIVGNDMRILVTEMAGRASIELKSRELGLDLAGHPEALSRVTKRVKELEAGGWSFEAADASFELLVRSELPGENAARPFGLESYRVQVEHREDGAVVSEATVKVRVRGERVIATAEGNGPVNALDEALRVALKRHYPELAHFELADYKVRILEGSHGTGAITRVLVETVDGGGRDWTTVGVHENVVEASWHALVDALTYGLSYSAASVR, encoded by the coding sequence ATGACCTTCCAGGTGTTCGACACCACGCTGCGCGATGGGGCCCAGCGTGAGGGGATCAGCTACTCGGTCGTGGACAAGCTCGCGGTGGCACGCCTGCTGGATGAGTTCGGCGTCGGCTTCATCGAGGGCGGCTGGCCGGGAGCGATGCCCAAGGACACCGAGTTCTTCCGTAGAGCCCGGACCGAACTGGACCTGAAGCATGCCGTGCTGGTGGCCTTCGGGGCGACCCGCAAGGCCGGCGTCGCGGTCGCCGACGACCCCCAGGTGCGCGCTCTCCTCGACGCGGAGACGCAGGCCGTCTGTCTCGTCGCCAAGTCCGACATCCGCCACGTCGAGCGGGCACTCCGCACCACCGGGGCGGAAAATCTCGCGATGGTACGCGACAGCGTCGCCCACTTCGTCGCCGAGGGCCGCCGCGTCTTCCTCGACTGCGAGCACTTCTTCGACGGCTACCGCTTCGACCCGTCGTACACCTCCTCTGTCGTCTCCGCGGCGCTGGAGGCGGGCGCGGAGGTCGTGGTGATGTGCGACACGAACGGCGGCATGCTGCCCTCCCGCGTCACCGCGGCCATCGGCGAACTGGTCGAGCGGCTCGGCGTCGGCCCCGAGCGCCTCGGCATCCACTGCCAGAACGACACCTCCTGCGCCGTCGCCAACACCGTCGCCGCGGTCGAGGCGGGCGTGAAGCACTTCCAGTGCACGGCCAACGGATACGGCGAGCGCCCCGGCAACGCGGACCTCTTCGCCGTCGTCGCCAACCTGCAACTCAAGCTCGGGCTGCCCGTCCTACCGGACGGCTGCCTGGAACAGATGGTGCGCGTATCGCACGCCATCGCCGAGATCGCCAACATCGCCCCCGACACCCACCAGGCATACGTCGGGGCCGCCGCATTCGCCCACAAGGCGGGGCTGCACGCGAGCGCGATCAAAGTGGATCCGGTGCTCTACAACCACGTGGATCCGTCCATTGTGGGCAACGACATGCGGATCCTGGTAACGGAGATGGCCGGCCGGGCGAGCATCGAGCTCAAGAGCCGCGAGCTCGGTCTGGACCTGGCCGGCCATCCCGAGGCGCTGTCCCGCGTCACCAAGCGGGTCAAGGAGTTGGAGGCCGGTGGCTGGTCGTTCGAGGCCGCTGACGCGTCGTTCGAACTGCTCGTCCGCTCGGAACTCCCGGGCGAGAACGCCGCGCGGCCGTTCGGCCTTGAGTCCTACCGCGTCCAGGTCGAGCACCGCGAAGACGGCGCGGTCGTCTCCGAGGCGACCGTTAAAGTCCGGGTACGCGGAGAGCGCGTCATCGCTACCGCCGAGGGAAACGGCCCGGTGAACGCTCTCGACGAGGCGCTGCGGGTGGCGCTGAAGCGGCACTACCCGGAGCTGGCCCACTTCGAGCTGGCCGATTACAAGGTGCGCATCCTGGAAGGCAGCCACGGCACCGGGGCCATCACCCGGGTGCTCGTGGAGACAGTGGACGGTGGCGGTCGCGACTGGACGACGGTAGGCGTACACGAGAACGTGGTCGAGGCGAGCTGGCACGCGCTCGTCGACGCCCTCACCTACGGCCTGTCATACTCCGCCGCTTCCGTCCGGTAG
- a CDS encoding TIR domain-containing protein codes for MTAADRDNAFTHVRQIPASGREVRVAWSPDGSLLAVSTDRVIRLWDHGSGTQTLAIETDDDIRRMSFAPDGEALASAGYQPEFAQGGVIRFWDSRSGRLLASHVTSLVECIAFAPDGRALASGGEGVQLWDVDRDRIHLRADITDAQFARDLAFSPGGTALVTATDSVIHLWDVANGGALTRTLGEEEDRVDTVAFHPSGRFVAADDGYRSIKVWTADDGNLVTTLEGHTNGVFRGAFVGGGRLLATHASDDTVRFWNVETWACVGVLPVPPSTDSVQAAAFHPSLPRLAVVTYPDIDGANATVGVWEYDADVLLGREQPTGHTYTTAKIVLVGESGVGKTGLGWRLAHGAFKEHPSTHGQQFWLVDELGATRTDGAQCEAILWDLAGQPDYRLIHALFLDDADLALVLFDPTRDDAPLRGVEYWLRQLGLHNGRLRRPVILVAARSDRGTSRLAPEEVELFCAQTGVQGCVTTSAFTGEGLPGLVERMRDAIAWDRRPTTVTTETFKRIKDYVLGLKEQGRPDQVILTPAELRHRLVADRAVTEFTDAEMLTAVGHLSNHGYVSRLRTSQGEERILLAPELLNNLASSMVLEARRNPKGLGSIEERRLLAGDCHFPELDGLSLDEREVLLDSAVARFIDHKVCFRETDPLNSQVYLVFPELINLRKPTVDDGQKVEETVAYTVCGAVENVYASLVVLLGYTSTFNRANQWHNQARYVVGDGLICGFRLEDEREGELDFVLYFSSSVGATVRGLFQGLFESFLARRDLAVDRYEQVTCPNGHRLNRAVVREHLADGDERIFCTRCGEPVSLPRANAPIELSRVQAEDLDTQRRVAAQRSRFEEALFRLKAYVTQEQISVPECFVSYAWGDADQERWVEHELATDLVKAGITVVLDRWENARIGSSVPRFVERVQKADRVIVVGTPRYRAKYDNDEPMRGYVVDAEGDLIGVRMIGSKACKETVLPVLLEGTPESSLPPLLQGRVYADFREPEAYFVRVFDLILSLYQIPPQRAAAAGLRDLLGS; via the coding sequence GTGACCGCCGCCGATCGGGACAACGCCTTTACCCACGTCCGCCAAATCCCGGCGTCCGGCAGGGAGGTCCGGGTGGCGTGGTCGCCGGACGGGAGCCTGCTCGCGGTGTCGACAGACAGGGTCATCCGGCTGTGGGACCACGGGTCGGGAACACAGACCCTGGCCATCGAGACCGATGACGATATCCGCCGCATGTCCTTCGCGCCGGACGGGGAGGCTCTCGCCAGCGCCGGGTACCAGCCGGAGTTCGCACAGGGCGGTGTCATCAGGTTCTGGGACTCGCGCAGTGGCCGCCTCCTGGCCAGCCACGTCACGTCGCTGGTCGAGTGCATCGCGTTCGCACCCGATGGCCGAGCCTTGGCCAGCGGGGGCGAGGGCGTGCAACTGTGGGACGTCGATCGCGACAGGATCCACCTTCGTGCCGACATTACTGACGCGCAGTTCGCGAGGGACCTTGCCTTCAGCCCCGGGGGGACCGCGCTGGTGACGGCCACGGACAGCGTTATCCACCTCTGGGACGTGGCCAACGGTGGCGCCTTGACGAGGACGCTCGGGGAAGAAGAGGACCGCGTGGACACCGTCGCGTTCCACCCCAGCGGCCGGTTCGTGGCGGCGGACGACGGATACCGAAGCATCAAGGTGTGGACCGCCGACGACGGTAACCTCGTGACGACGCTTGAAGGGCACACTAACGGTGTCTTCCGCGGCGCGTTCGTGGGCGGCGGACGGCTGCTGGCAACCCACGCCAGCGACGACACAGTGCGTTTTTGGAACGTGGAGACGTGGGCTTGCGTGGGCGTGCTACCGGTGCCACCCAGCACGGACTCGGTGCAGGCGGCCGCCTTCCACCCCAGCCTGCCCCGGCTGGCGGTCGTCACGTATCCGGATATCGACGGCGCCAACGCGACGGTTGGCGTTTGGGAGTACGACGCCGATGTCCTGCTGGGACGGGAACAGCCGACGGGCCACACGTACACCACTGCGAAGATCGTCTTGGTGGGCGAGTCCGGCGTGGGCAAGACCGGGCTGGGCTGGCGGCTCGCCCATGGCGCCTTCAAGGAGCACCCGTCCACCCACGGCCAGCAGTTCTGGCTGGTCGACGAGCTCGGTGCGACCCGTACGGACGGCGCGCAGTGCGAGGCGATCCTCTGGGACCTGGCCGGTCAGCCGGACTACCGGCTCATCCACGCGCTCTTCCTCGACGATGCCGATCTCGCCCTGGTGCTCTTCGACCCCACCCGCGACGACGCCCCGCTGCGCGGCGTCGAGTACTGGCTGCGACAGCTTGGTCTCCACAATGGACGATTGCGGCGTCCGGTGATCCTTGTCGCGGCTAGGAGCGACCGGGGCACCTCGCGGCTGGCCCCGGAGGAGGTCGAGCTGTTCTGCGCCCAGACCGGTGTCCAGGGCTGCGTCACGACTAGCGCGTTCACCGGTGAAGGGCTACCTGGGCTCGTCGAGCGGATGCGCGACGCTATCGCGTGGGACCGGCGGCCGACGACGGTCACGACCGAGACGTTCAAGCGGATCAAGGACTACGTGCTCGGCCTCAAGGAGCAGGGCCGGCCGGATCAGGTCATCCTGACCCCGGCCGAGTTGCGCCACCGGCTGGTCGCGGACCGGGCCGTCACGGAGTTCACCGATGCGGAGATGCTCACCGCGGTGGGCCACCTCTCCAACCATGGTTACGTATCGCGGCTGCGTACCTCGCAGGGTGAGGAACGGATCCTCCTGGCGCCGGAGTTGCTGAACAATCTGGCGTCCTCGATGGTGCTGGAGGCACGCCGTAACCCGAAGGGCCTGGGGTCCATTGAGGAGCGGCGCCTACTCGCGGGCGACTGCCACTTTCCGGAGCTGGATGGCCTGTCGCTGGACGAGCGGGAGGTGCTGCTCGACTCCGCGGTCGCCAGGTTCATCGACCACAAGGTCTGCTTCCGGGAGACCGATCCGCTCAACTCTCAGGTGTACCTGGTCTTTCCCGAGCTGATCAACTTGAGGAAGCCCACCGTCGACGATGGACAGAAGGTGGAGGAGACCGTGGCGTACACGGTCTGCGGCGCTGTGGAGAACGTCTACGCCTCGCTTGTGGTGCTGCTGGGCTACACGAGCACGTTCAACCGCGCCAACCAGTGGCACAACCAGGCCCGGTACGTCGTGGGCGACGGCCTCATCTGTGGCTTTCGGCTGGAGGACGAACGGGAGGGCGAGCTGGACTTCGTGCTCTACTTCAGCTCGAGCGTGGGCGCGACGGTCCGGGGTCTGTTCCAAGGGCTCTTCGAGAGCTTCCTCGCCCGGCGCGACCTGGCCGTTGATCGCTACGAGCAGGTCACCTGCCCGAACGGGCACCGGCTCAACCGGGCGGTCGTCCGGGAGCACCTGGCCGATGGCGACGAGCGGATCTTCTGTACCCGGTGCGGTGAGCCGGTCTCGTTGCCGAGGGCGAACGCGCCGATCGAGCTATCCCGCGTCCAGGCGGAGGACCTGGACACGCAGCGCCGCGTCGCGGCCCAACGGTCCCGGTTCGAGGAGGCATTGTTCCGGCTGAAGGCGTATGTGACGCAGGAGCAGATCAGCGTGCCTGAGTGCTTCGTGAGCTATGCCTGGGGCGACGCGGACCAGGAGCGGTGGGTGGAGCACGAGTTGGCCACCGACCTCGTGAAGGCGGGAATCACCGTCGTCCTCGACCGGTGGGAGAACGCCCGGATCGGTTCCAGCGTGCCGCGCTTCGTGGAGCGGGTGCAGAAGGCCGACCGCGTGATCGTGGTGGGAACCCCGCGCTACCGCGCCAAGTACGACAACGACGAGCCGATGCGCGGCTACGTCGTCGACGCCGAGGGGGATCTGATCGGCGTACGCATGATCGGGAGCAAGGCATGCAAGGAGACCGTGCTACCGGTCCTCTTGGAAGGCACGCCCGAGTCGTCCCTCCCGCCGCTGCTGCAGGGGCGCGTCTACGCCGACTTCCGCGAGCCCGAGGCGTACTTCGTCCGGGTCTTTGACCTGATCCTCAGCCTGTACCAGATCCCGCCGCAGCGCGCCGCCGCAGCCGGGCTGCGCGACCTGTTGGGTTCCTGA